A genomic segment from Patescibacteria group bacterium encodes:
- the serS gene encoding serine--tRNA ligase, giving the protein MLDIKFIRENKELIALGAKKKHIDFNVELLIAADDKRRALLAEVEEMTARQNQASKEIQQTDDTGKRAQLIASMKVLKEMIHIKEESLKAVLEEWQKLMVHVPNIPDMSVPEGKDDADNKEVRIWGEKPQFSFTPKSHTEIMENLDMVDLERGAKVAGFRGYFLKNDGARLAFAIWQAALDHFLKKGFTLMMVPSLVRRENLLGTGYIPQGEEDLYKTQDDEYLAGTAEVATMGYHMDDVLPKESFPRKFLSFSPCFRREAGSHGKDVKGLIRVHEFFKLEQVVLCEASHEESVKYHEEINRNTEEFIESLGIPYHTVVNCGGDLGLGQVKKYDIELWVPLEEKYREISSASYFHDFQTRRLNIRYKDVDGKMRFAHSLNSTAIPTPRILVSLVENYQQEDGSVRIPEILQKYMGKNVIKSN; this is encoded by the coding sequence ATGCTTGATATAAAATTCATTCGCGAGAACAAGGAGCTCATAGCTCTAGGCGCCAAAAAGAAACACATTGATTTTAACGTGGAGCTTTTGATCGCCGCTGACGACAAGCGTCGCGCGCTTTTGGCTGAAGTTGAAGAAATGACAGCGCGGCAGAACCAAGCGTCAAAAGAAATACAACAAACTGATGATACGGGCAAGCGAGCGCAATTGATCGCCAGCATGAAAGTATTGAAGGAGATGATACACATCAAAGAAGAAAGCTTAAAGGCCGTACTGGAGGAGTGGCAGAAGCTCATGGTGCACGTTCCTAATATTCCCGACATGTCGGTACCCGAAGGGAAAGACGACGCGGACAATAAAGAGGTCAGAATCTGGGGAGAGAAGCCGCAATTTTCTTTTACTCCCAAAAGCCATACCGAGATCATGGAAAATCTTGACATGGTTGATCTTGAACGTGGCGCGAAAGTGGCGGGCTTCCGCGGTTACTTCTTAAAGAACGACGGAGCGCGTCTCGCTTTCGCCATCTGGCAGGCGGCACTTGACCATTTTTTAAAAAAAGGATTTACGCTGATGATGGTGCCTTCGCTCGTTCGGCGGGAAAATCTCCTCGGTACGGGATATATTCCGCAGGGCGAAGAAGATTTGTATAAAACACAAGACGACGAATATCTCGCCGGCACGGCGGAGGTTGCTACCATGGGATACCACATGGACGATGTGTTGCCAAAAGAATCATTCCCGCGGAAGTTCCTCTCCTTCTCGCCCTGTTTCCGCAGGGAAGCGGGGAGTCACGGCAAGGATGTAAAGGGATTGATCCGCGTGCACGAATTTTTCAAGTTGGAACAGGTGGTGCTCTGCGAGGCAAGCCATGAAGAGTCGGTAAAATATCATGAGGAGATCAATAGAAACACCGAGGAGTTCATTGAATCTCTGGGTATTCCTTACCATACCGTGGTGAATTGCGGCGGCGACCTTGGATTGGGCCAGGTGAAAAAATATGACATTGAATTATGGGTGCCGCTTGAAGAGAAATATCGCGAGATCAGCTCCGCGTCGTATTTTCATGATTTCCAAACTCGCCGCCTCAATATCCGATATAAAGATGTGGACGGAAAAATGCGTTTCGCACATTCCTTAAACAGCACCGCGATCCCGACCCCTCGCATCCTCGTATCGCTCGTGGAAAATTATCAACAAGAAGATGGCTCGGTCAGGATTCCTGAGATACTGCAAAAGTATATGGGAAAAAATGTGATTAAAAGCAATTAA
- the dprA gene encoding DNA-processing protein DprA, which produces MDEIRKLAPQEFPPQLLEIPDVPEHLYLRGTLPPRETTLLAVVGSRKYSSYGKDVCEELIAGLSGYDIAIVSGLALGIDSIAHQAALRAGLKTIAVPGSGLGKEVLYPATNYHLAEKIIGSGGALLSEFEPDFKATVWSFPQRNRIMAGLSRAVLIIEAAERSGTLITARMALDYNRDVYVVPASIFSENSKGSNALIRQGAMPVSGSNDILRELGFDISQNEHSPVPADCSDEEKNVLALLKDSLGRDELIRALSLETSKANELLSVMEIKGLIKEEWGVVHRR; this is translated from the coding sequence ATGGACGAAATAAGAAAACTCGCGCCCCAAGAATTCCCGCCGCAACTCTTGGAGATTCCCGATGTGCCGGAGCACCTGTACCTGCGCGGTACTCTCCCCCCGAGAGAAACGACCCTGCTCGCCGTCGTGGGGTCGCGAAAATACTCCTCTTATGGAAAGGATGTGTGTGAAGAATTGATCGCGGGACTTTCGGGATACGACATTGCGATCGTTTCGGGTCTTGCGCTCGGCATTGATTCAATCGCGCATCAGGCGGCGCTTCGCGCGGGCCTCAAAACAATTGCCGTGCCGGGTTCGGGACTCGGAAAGGAAGTGCTCTACCCCGCCACCAACTACCACTTGGCGGAGAAAATCATAGGGAGCGGCGGCGCGCTTCTTTCTGAATTTGAACCTGACTTCAAGGCAACCGTGTGGAGTTTTCCGCAAAGAAATCGGATCATGGCGGGACTCTCTCGTGCCGTACTCATTATTGAAGCGGCGGAGCGCTCCGGGACGCTCATCACGGCGCGCATGGCGCTTGATTACAATCGCGACGTATACGTCGTGCCGGCTTCCATTTTTTCCGAGAACAGTAAGGGATCAAATGCGCTCATACGCCAAGGCGCGATGCCGGTTTCCGGAAGCAACGATATATTGCGAGAGCTCGGCTTTGATATTTCTCAAAACGAACATTCGCCTGTTCCGGCAGATTGTTCGGATGAAGAGAAAAACGTGTTAGCATTGCTGAAAGACTCTCTCGGTCGCGATGAACTCATACGGGCGCTTTCTCTTGAGACAAGCAAAGCGAATGAGCTGCTATCGGTGATGGAAATCAAGGGTCTTATCAAGGAAGAATGGGGAGTTGTGCACAGAAGATAA